A part of Hydrogenobacter sp. T-8 genomic DNA contains:
- a CDS encoding NAD(P)/FAD-dependent oxidoreductase — MSKHVVIIGGGVGGIATAYDLKKLDRSFKVTVISGRPYFGFTPSYPHLALGWRRFEDISIPLAGLLPKHGIDFINEDAESIDPETNKVKTKGGKTIEYDYLVIATGPKLVFGAEGQEQYSTSVCTAEHAMELNKKLEEFYRNPGPVVVGAIPGVSCFGPAYEFAFMLHHELKRRGIRHKVPITYITSEPYVGHMGLGGVGPSRRLMEDLMAERSIKWVANVKITKVEPDKVIYEDLEGKTYEAPAKLSMIMPRFMGPEVVQSAGEKVANPANKMVIVNRCFQNPTYKNIFGVGVVTAIPPVEQTPIPTGAPKTGMMIEQMALAVAHNIVNDIRNNPDRYAPELSAICIADMGGDAMGFFASPVLPPRSTVLYKKGAIMHYIKSAFEKYFMWKVKRGDVAPWFEEKGLEFLLKVHPIHLCSDCSGSPGSAC; from the coding sequence ATGAGCAAACATGTAGTCATAATAGGTGGCGGTGTAGGAGGAATAGCCACCGCCTACGACCTGAAAAAGTTAGACAGGAGCTTTAAAGTCACGGTCATCTCGGGAAGGCCATACTTTGGCTTTACACCCTCTTATCCTCACCTTGCCTTAGGATGGAGAAGGTTTGAGGACATAAGCATTCCGTTGGCTGGGTTACTTCCAAAACACGGTATAGACTTTATCAATGAGGATGCGGAGAGCATTGACCCAGAAACCAACAAGGTAAAGACAAAGGGTGGTAAGACAATAGAATACGACTACCTTGTGATAGCGACAGGTCCCAAGCTGGTCTTTGGTGCAGAGGGTCAAGAACAGTATTCCACCTCTGTCTGCACCGCAGAGCATGCTATGGAACTAAACAAAAAACTTGAGGAGTTTTACAGAAATCCCGGACCTGTAGTGGTTGGTGCTATACCCGGTGTTAGCTGTTTTGGTCCAGCTTACGAGTTTGCCTTTATGCTCCACCATGAGCTCAAAAGGAGAGGTATAAGACACAAGGTCCCTATAACCTACATAACCTCTGAGCCCTATGTGGGACATATGGGTCTTGGTGGTGTTGGACCCTCCAGAAGGCTTATGGAAGACCTTATGGCAGAAAGGAGCATAAAGTGGGTGGCAAATGTGAAAATAACTAAGGTAGAACCTGACAAGGTAATATACGAAGACCTTGAAGGTAAGACCTACGAGGCACCTGCAAAGCTCTCCATGATTATGCCAAGGTTTATGGGACCAGAGGTGGTTCAGTCTGCGGGTGAGAAGGTGGCAAACCCAGCCAACAAGATGGTTATAGTCAACAGGTGCTTCCAAAACCCCACATACAAAAACATATTCGGCGTTGGAGTAGTAACTGCCATACCGCCCGTAGAACAGACACCCATACCCACAGGCGCACCTAAAACAGGCATGATGATAGAGCAGATGGCTTTAGCGGTTGCCCATAACATAGTAAACGATATAAGGAATAACCCGGACAGATACGCGCCAGAGCTATCCGCCATATGCATCGCAGACATGGGCGGTGATGCCATGGGCTTCTTTGCCTCTCCCGTGCTTCCCCCAAGGTCAACGGTTCTTTACAAGAAGGGTGCCATAATGCACTACATAAAGTCCGCCTTTGAAAAATACTTTATGTGGAAGGTAAAACGTGGAGATGTGGCACCATGGTTTGAAGAGAAAGGGCTTGAGTTTCTCCTAAAGGTGCATCCCATACATCTCTGCTCTGACTGCTCAGGTTCACCGGGAAGTGCATGTTAA
- a CDS encoding endonuclease MutS2, translating into MREKDLIRLEFFQVLDRIKAYAHSKATERFIEQVRPIREHKTLEEELKLLEDFLNVSDRLLLYEFEDVEGIIKKTTIKEYAITVEEALALLKVIRLIKEIRRSLGESVQTYKSLGSLTKSLYLFNSLENLIESVIDPRGFVKDSASENLRDIRQKIRDTEKEILKRLEAVFSRPDADRIFSDKFVAYKNGRYVLPVKTTEVKKIIGVVHGTSSSGFTTYVEPQSVIELNNRLTTLRDDEEDELKRILRRLSSMIGEQAQRLMEAFRTLVKVDYLKAVSEFSKAYGGRFPKIGPHVELVGVRHPLLVFLKEEVVPLDIVMKNKRGLVLTGPNTGGKTVALKTLGLCCLLFQSGIPIPVKEGTLPVFENIFVDIGDEQSIEQSLSTFSSHMTNIAEFLPLVDHKSLVLLDELGAGTDPVEGSALGIAILEYLKDREAFVLVNTHHTPIKVYALNSDYYTPASMLFDRESLRPLYRIVYDAVGESMALFVAQRCGLPEELIQKAKSFLPAGFEEYFTARETLEGYIREYQERLRELQEEKEKVEGLILEQEAKLKELESRKKQEIKRAVEEIRERFEELLLEAEKHIRSLKDRQKLRELFREKVESVYEKERGEAIGVGDWVEIFGSKGKVLELKDDRACVLSGGVRAWVRLSDLKKTEPPPEEQKPEKVFEIRKSSPSEINLTGFSVEEALTKLELFLQEAHSMGLKAVKVIHGYGTLKKAVQEFLSSSPLVVFHREGYPKEGGAGTSLVYLSRD; encoded by the coding sequence ATGAGAGAAAAGGACCTCATAAGGCTTGAGTTTTTTCAGGTCTTGGATAGGATAAAAGCCTACGCACACTCAAAGGCAACGGAGAGGTTTATTGAGCAGGTAAGACCTATAAGAGAACACAAGACCCTGGAGGAGGAGCTAAAACTCCTTGAGGACTTTCTTAACGTGTCAGATAGGCTCTTGCTCTACGAGTTTGAGGATGTGGAGGGCATAATAAAGAAGACCACCATCAAGGAATATGCCATTACAGTGGAGGAGGCTTTGGCTCTCTTGAAGGTCATAAGGCTTATCAAAGAGATAAGGCGGTCTTTGGGAGAATCCGTCCAGACTTACAAAAGTCTTGGTTCTCTCACAAAAAGCCTCTATCTCTTTAATAGCCTTGAGAACCTTATAGAGTCTGTGATAGACCCGAGGGGCTTTGTAAAGGACTCTGCCAGCGAGAACCTAAGGGATATAAGGCAGAAGATAAGGGATACGGAGAAGGAGATACTCAAAAGGCTTGAGGCTGTCTTCTCAAGACCGGATGCGGACAGAATTTTCTCTGACAAGTTTGTAGCCTACAAAAACGGCAGATATGTCCTGCCTGTGAAGACCACAGAGGTTAAGAAGATAATAGGGGTGGTGCATGGGACCTCCTCTTCTGGTTTTACCACCTATGTGGAACCTCAGAGCGTCATAGAGCTTAACAACAGGCTCACCACCTTGCGGGATGATGAGGAGGATGAGCTAAAGAGAATACTCAGAAGGCTCTCTTCCATGATAGGCGAGCAGGCTCAGAGGCTTATGGAAGCCTTTAGAACCCTTGTGAAGGTTGACTATCTAAAGGCTGTTTCTGAGTTTTCAAAGGCTTATGGAGGAAGGTTTCCGAAAATAGGCCCACATGTGGAGCTTGTAGGGGTGAGGCATCCCCTTTTGGTATTTCTCAAGGAAGAGGTGGTTCCTCTTGATATAGTGATGAAGAATAAGAGGGGGCTTGTGCTGACAGGACCCAACACGGGCGGTAAGACGGTGGCTTTGAAGACCCTTGGACTTTGCTGTCTCCTTTTCCAGTCAGGCATACCCATACCTGTTAAAGAAGGCACACTGCCTGTCTTTGAAAATATCTTTGTAGACATAGGAGATGAGCAGAGCATAGAGCAAAGTCTCTCCACCTTCTCTTCTCATATGACAAACATAGCGGAGTTCCTCCCTCTCGTGGACCACAAAAGCCTTGTGCTTCTTGATGAGCTCGGTGCAGGCACAGACCCAGTGGAAGGCTCCGCCCTTGGTATAGCAATCCTTGAATACCTAAAGGATAGAGAGGCTTTTGTGCTTGTAAACACGCATCACACACCCATAAAGGTCTATGCCCTAAACTCTGACTACTATACACCTGCCAGCATGCTTTTTGATAGGGAGAGCCTGAGACCCCTCTACAGGATAGTTTACGACGCGGTGGGTGAAAGCATGGCTCTTTTTGTAGCCCAAAGGTGCGGTCTGCCGGAGGAACTCATACAAAAGGCAAAGAGCTTTCTTCCTGCAGGCTTTGAAGAGTATTTCACCGCAAGAGAGACCCTTGAGGGATACATAAGAGAGTATCAGGAAAGGCTAAGGGAACTGCAAGAGGAAAAAGAAAAGGTTGAAGGGCTAATTTTGGAGCAGGAAGCCAAACTGAAGGAGCTGGAAAGTAGGAAAAAGCAAGAGATAAAAAGGGCGGTGGAAGAGATAAGGGAGCGTTTTGAGGAGCTCCTGCTAGAGGCAGAAAAACATATAAGAAGTCTAAAGGACAGGCAGAAACTCAGGGAGCTTTTCAGAGAAAAGGTGGAAAGCGTATATGAGAAGGAGAGGGGAGAAGCCATAGGGGTTGGTGATTGGGTGGAGATATTCGGTTCAAAGGGGAAGGTGCTTGAGCTGAAAGATGACAGGGCGTGTGTTCTATCTGGGGGTGTAAGGGCGTGGGTGAGGCTTTCAGATCTCAAAAAGACCGAACCGCCACCAGAAGAGCAAAAGCCGGAGAAGGTCTTTGAAATAAGAAAAAGTTCACCCTCTGAGATAAACCTTACAGGCTTTAGCGTGGAGGAGGCTCTCACAAAACTTGAGCTTTTCCTCCAAGAAGCCCACAGCATGGGTCTGAAGGCGGTAAAGGTCATCCATGGGTATGGAACTCTAAAAAAGGCGGTTCAGGAATTCCTTTCCTCTTCACCCCTTGTGGTTTTTCACAGAGAGGGATACCCAAAGGAGGGAGGTGCAGGCACCTCCCTCGTATACCTAAGCAGGGATTAA
- a CDS encoding GGDEF domain-containing protein, with product MKKATIFRLFGVLLLAFLIMLLSALYTFRAQALGESKQRAHIISELVRDTLTSYMVMGVMDRRDSFLNSIRELPGVKEIRVVRGEAVVKQYGYRWRWELPLDEVDKLVLRSGKPYTVLKEGISEVSYRIVIPYKAEPIKGVDCLSCHRVEPGETLGAISLTMDLSPVRNKSAKLLASLTIVFLITLGSVIFLVNHFMARITTFIKELSSALKSASEGNFTYELKIDPGYEASLLKRTMEESFSKLHKTLTSIEEKVRSLIGYGVLKTGNALSDTSKIVDELLNIYKFKRVIEKDRSKKDVYERIRSVLEDYMGLESFSIYEVDHGKGRISVVYVKGSDLWCKEVIFENADECRAKRSGADVDSKEFPCVCPNFRNNEACKEGKIHYYCTPVYVGGAVGNVLQIVYEQEIEPFINLVIPYIKGYLKEASPVLEARTYMDMLREQSLRDQLTGLYNRRFLEEAIDKITAQIRRRGTALGILMVDIDYFKQVNDTHGHDVGDRVLKEVARILLKSVRDSDVVVRFGGEEFMVLLVDVQVGKSEEVAEKIRRAVENHTIEVPGVVLKKTVSIGVAEFPHDSDRIWQCIKFADVALYKAKEMGRNRVVRFRPEFWQEESY from the coding sequence ATGAAAAAAGCTACAATATTCAGGCTATTTGGTGTCTTGCTCCTGGCTTTTCTTATCATGCTTTTATCCGCTTTATACACCTTCAGGGCTCAGGCTTTGGGTGAGTCAAAGCAAAGGGCTCATATCATATCGGAGCTTGTCAGAGATACTCTTACCTCTTACATGGTGATGGGTGTAATGGACAGAAGGGATAGCTTTTTGAACAGTATAAGAGAGTTGCCAGGTGTAAAAGAAATAAGGGTTGTAAGAGGTGAAGCGGTGGTAAAACAATACGGTTATAGATGGAGGTGGGAACTTCCACTTGATGAAGTAGACAAACTTGTGCTGAGAAGTGGAAAACCATACACAGTGTTGAAAGAAGGCATCTCTGAGGTAAGCTATAGAATAGTTATACCTTATAAGGCAGAACCTATAAAGGGTGTGGATTGTTTGAGCTGTCACAGGGTTGAGCCGGGAGAAACACTTGGGGCTATAAGTTTGACAATGGACCTTTCTCCTGTAAGGAATAAGTCAGCAAAACTGCTCGCCTCACTCACGATTGTGTTCTTGATAACTCTTGGAAGTGTTATATTCTTGGTAAACCACTTTATGGCGAGGATAACCACCTTTATAAAGGAGCTTTCTAGTGCCTTAAAATCCGCAAGCGAAGGTAATTTCACCTATGAACTTAAAATAGACCCGGGTTATGAAGCAAGCCTGTTGAAGAGAACTATGGAAGAGTCCTTTTCCAAATTGCACAAAACCCTTACATCTATAGAGGAGAAAGTAAGGAGTCTGATAGGCTATGGTGTTTTGAAGACAGGAAATGCTCTTTCGGACACATCAAAAATAGTGGATGAACTGTTAAACATATACAAATTCAAGAGAGTTATTGAAAAGGATAGAAGCAAGAAGGATGTTTACGAAAGGATAAGAAGCGTCCTTGAGGATTATATGGGTTTGGAGAGTTTTTCCATATACGAGGTAGACCATGGGAAAGGTAGGATAAGCGTGGTTTATGTAAAGGGTTCTGACCTTTGGTGCAAGGAGGTTATTTTTGAAAACGCAGACGAGTGCAGAGCAAAGAGAAGTGGTGCGGATGTGGACTCAAAAGAGTTTCCATGTGTATGTCCAAATTTCAGAAACAATGAAGCCTGTAAAGAGGGGAAGATTCACTATTACTGCACGCCTGTTTATGTGGGTGGAGCTGTGGGTAATGTGCTACAGATAGTTTATGAACAGGAGATAGAGCCCTTTATAAATCTTGTGATCCCTTATATAAAGGGTTATCTTAAGGAAGCCTCACCAGTGCTTGAGGCAAGAACATATATGGACATGCTCAGGGAGCAATCTCTAAGAGACCAGCTTACAGGGCTTTATAACAGGAGATTTCTTGAGGAAGCTATAGATAAGATAACTGCACAGATAAGAAGGCGTGGAACAGCTCTTGGTATTCTTATGGTTGACATAGATTACTTTAAACAGGTGAACGATACGCACGGTCATGATGTGGGTGATAGGGTGCTTAAGGAAGTTGCAAGAATACTCTTAAAGTCTGTAAGGGACTCTGACGTAGTTGTTAGGTTCGGTGGGGAGGAGTTTATGGTGCTTTTGGTAGATGTGCAGGTTGGTAAGTCTGAGGAAGTAGCAGAGAAAATAAGGAGAGCTGTGGAAAACCACACAATAGAGGTACCCGGTGTTGTTCTCAAAAAGACGGTAAGTATAGGGGTTGCGGAGTTTCCACATGATTCTGACAGGATATGGCAGTGCATAAAGTTTGCGGACGTAGCCCTCTACAAGGCAAAGGAGATGGGCAGAAACAGGGTTGTAAGGTTTAGACCTGAGTTCTGGCAAGAGGAGAGTTACTAA
- a CDS encoding peroxiredoxin, which produces MEALKVGQKVPNFEMEVYDPKTLGFGKVSLEDLLRERKWVVLFFYPADFTFVCPTELADLADYYEELQRMGVEVISVSTDTKYTHLAWQRSEKLLEKVKYLMGADPTGKVSRLFGVYDENTGLALRGTFIINPDGVLVGSEVNFYNVGRNAEELVRKMKANAYLMSHPDEACPARWKEGEKTLKPSQEIVGRVYEALQT; this is translated from the coding sequence ATGGAAGCCTTAAAGGTAGGACAAAAGGTTCCAAACTTTGAGATGGAGGTCTATGACCCCAAAACCCTTGGCTTTGGGAAGGTTTCTTTGGAGGACCTTCTCAGAGAGAGAAAATGGGTAGTGCTATTTTTCTACCCTGCGGACTTTACCTTTGTGTGTCCCACAGAGCTTGCAGACCTTGCGGATTACTATGAGGAACTCCAGAGGATGGGCGTGGAGGTAATATCTGTCTCCACGGACACTAAGTATACCCATCTTGCATGGCAAAGGTCTGAAAAGCTCTTGGAAAAGGTGAAATACCTTATGGGTGCGGATCCAACGGGAAAGGTTTCAAGGCTTTTTGGTGTTTATGACGAGAACACAGGACTTGCCCTAAGGGGGACTTTCATAATAAACCCAGATGGCGTTCTCGTTGGCTCTGAGGTGAACTTCTACAATGTAGGAAGGAACGCAGAGGAACTTGTGCGGAAAATGAAGGCAAACGCCTACCTTATGAGCCACCCAGATGAGGCATGCCCGGCAAGGTGGAAAGAGGGAGAGAAGACACTAAAGCCTTCTCAGGAAATTGTGGGTAGGGTTTACGAAGCTCTTCAAACTTGA
- the trxB gene encoding thioredoxin-disulfide reductase, giving the protein MKLTLDFSTDKIYDVVIIGGGPAGASAAIYTARAGLSTLVLYRAEADGALGVTQQIENYPGIRGPLSGYELLKLIREHAKAFGAEFVRGKVIATDLLGEIKKVYTIDGREFKGRAVIIASGAMERTNKYKGEEEFLGKGVSYCGVCDAAFFKDRPVAVIGEDDYALEETEFIARFANKIYLVVPSSRIKAPHEMVSEIQFNPKVEILLHHRVLEIVGTSLVEGLWVQNVNTREKRLLQVDGVFIFLGGNKPSVDFLMNQVEMTGDHCIVVNEEMMTSVPGVFAAGDVLCTNIKQAVIAAADGVKAALAVDKYLNKKAKITAQW; this is encoded by the coding sequence ATGAAGCTGACTTTGGACTTTAGCACGGATAAGATTTACGATGTTGTCATAATTGGTGGTGGTCCTGCTGGTGCCTCTGCAGCTATCTATACTGCAAGAGCTGGGCTGTCTACACTGGTGCTATACAGAGCTGAGGCAGATGGAGCATTAGGGGTGACCCAGCAGATAGAGAACTATCCTGGCATAAGGGGACCCCTATCTGGCTATGAACTTCTCAAACTCATCCGAGAGCATGCCAAAGCCTTTGGTGCAGAGTTTGTAAGGGGCAAGGTGATAGCTACAGACCTTCTCGGCGAGATAAAAAAGGTCTATACCATAGATGGGAGAGAGTTTAAGGGTAGAGCGGTAATAATAGCATCTGGTGCTATGGAAAGAACAAACAAGTATAAAGGTGAGGAAGAGTTTCTTGGCAAGGGTGTATCCTACTGTGGAGTCTGCGACGCTGCCTTTTTCAAGGATAGACCGGTAGCGGTTATAGGCGAGGATGACTACGCTCTTGAGGAAACTGAGTTTATAGCTCGCTTTGCAAATAAGATTTACTTGGTTGTGCCTTCAAGCAGGATAAAAGCTCCTCATGAGATGGTCTCCGAGATACAATTCAACCCAAAGGTAGAAATCCTTTTGCATCACAGGGTTTTGGAGATAGTTGGCACATCCCTTGTGGAAGGCTTATGGGTTCAGAATGTAAACACAAGGGAGAAAAGACTTTTACAGGTGGATGGGGTTTTCATCTTCCTTGGTGGCAACAAGCCCTCTGTAGACTTTTTGATGAACCAAGTGGAAATGACGGGAGACCACTGCATAGTAGTTAACGAGGAGATGATGACCTCTGTTCCTGGGGTTTTCGCTGCGGGTGATGTGCTATGCACCAACATAAAGCAGGCGGTTATAGCCGCTGCGGATGGAGTAAAGGCTGCCCTTGCGGTGGACAAATACCTTAACAAAAAAGCAAAGATTACCGCCCAGTGGTAA
- a CDS encoding polyprenyl synthetase family protein, which translates to MVNTQDIREKIISYLDPEVREVYEIGNYIISSGGKGVRPLLTIMVCEALGGDVERVIPLAVGIEYVHIASLLHDDVVDGAQTRRGKRSANVVFGNQACVLTGDYMYAKALSLYSQYGSLESIQVLSDAVMKMSQGQLLELKSLGNLIDEETYFKIIDYKTGALFGACMAVGALIAGREDYWDFYRMGILAGRAFQLIDDALDYAGSEEKLGKPVGSDLAEGKCTYPLLCVLDELKEEEKLLFYGEGYEDLKRLVLKHGGVEKTKEKARQEIERVLHFVRSFDTSGGIESLILKLINRES; encoded by the coding sequence ATGGTAAACACGCAGGATATAAGAGAGAAGATAATCTCCTATCTTGACCCAGAGGTAAGGGAAGTTTACGAGATAGGAAACTATATCATATCCTCAGGTGGAAAGGGTGTCAGACCTCTTCTAACCATAATGGTATGCGAGGCGTTGGGTGGTGATGTGGAGAGGGTTATCCCCTTGGCGGTAGGCATAGAATATGTTCATATAGCCTCTTTGCTTCATGACGATGTGGTGGATGGTGCACAAACAAGAAGGGGCAAAAGGAGCGCCAATGTGGTTTTTGGCAATCAAGCGTGTGTGCTAACGGGCGACTATATGTATGCAAAGGCCCTTTCCTTGTATTCCCAATATGGAAGCCTTGAGAGTATACAGGTTCTGAGCGATGCGGTGATGAAAATGTCTCAGGGACAACTCCTTGAGCTAAAAAGCCTTGGAAACCTTATAGATGAAGAAACATATTTCAAAATAATAGACTACAAAACGGGTGCCCTCTTTGGAGCTTGTATGGCGGTGGGGGCTTTGATAGCAGGTAGGGAAGATTATTGGGATTTTTATCGCATGGGAATCCTTGCTGGCAGAGCCTTTCAGCTTATTGATGACGCTCTGGATTATGCGGGCAGTGAGGAAAAACTGGGAAAGCCCGTGGGCTCTGACCTTGCGGAAGGAAAGTGCACCTATCCTCTTCTGTGCGTGCTTGATGAATTAAAAGAAGAGGAAAAACTACTCTTCTACGGCGAAGGGTATGAGGATTTAAAAAGGCTTGTCTTGAAACATGGCGGTGTTGAAAAAACGAAAGAAAAGGCAAGGCAGGAAATTGAAAGGGTTTTGCATTTTGTGAGGAGCTTTGACACCTCTGGTGGTATAGAGAGCTTAATACTCAAGCTCATAAATAGAGAAAGCTAA
- the fliS gene encoding flagellar export chaperone FliS has translation MINAYLENMVLTANPIRQVILLYEKAISCLDEAVELMERASAEPEDMKRKYEAMGRATEILTVLDATLNMEQGGDIAKSLHEVYQALINDLIRIVVEGDEPQTLRKMLKILADLKESWEEVEKRIYGRPEATASAV, from the coding sequence ATGATAAACGCATACCTTGAAAACATGGTCTTGACCGCAAATCCTATAAGACAGGTTATCCTCCTCTATGAGAAGGCTATCTCGTGCCTTGATGAGGCGGTGGAGCTGATGGAGAGAGCTTCCGCAGAGCCTGAGGATATGAAAAGGAAATATGAAGCCATGGGTAGAGCGACGGAGATACTCACGGTTCTTGACGCGACACTCAATATGGAGCAAGGTGGTGATATAGCAAAGAGCCTTCATGAGGTATACCAAGCTCTTATAAATGACCTTATAAGGATTGTGGTGGAGGGCGATGAGCCTCAAACCCTTCGCAAAATGCTAAAGATACTTGCAGACCTCAAAGAGAGTTGGGAAGAAGTGGAGAAGAGGATATATGGAAGACCTGAAGCAACTGCTTCTGCGGTGTGA
- the fliD gene encoding flagellar filament capping protein FliD, producing MAGEIYFNNLTGRFDWGSIIDQIIRLKSIPIQRLSQEAQQVQAKQSALQGLTNAVGDLSKLFENLNVDDLFRSKKANSSDSSVLTATVTEDVPNITLNLSVSKLAQKEVLITNEGLSDINASINWNAFQITYNTGSSILYFNVQAGSGRLSDLVNAINNSAGDKIVASIFYDGSQYKLMLSERDEASSTAETNSVSTVISFSTAPVINGNVWSLDTTSPLQSAQNANISIGSTVITSPSNRFENIVNGLSVEVKNIGNAIITVSDDYSKVLDFLNNFVKNYNGVISQVNKLTDKDAIFQGDYSITGIKTELSRMLDNLFAYDLVNVKEDGTLELNSSAVNSLASSNPQKLRDILTELKNTVGDYALRTSTTLQSFGNDLQGRLDYINTRAQELAKQLAREEERLRLEYAKVETFMNQAQDIMARMQAFIVSLSDMQGGKR from the coding sequence TTGGCTGGGGAAATATACTTCAACAACCTTACTGGTAGGTTTGACTGGGGCTCAATAATAGACCAGATAATAAGGCTTAAATCTATTCCCATACAGAGGCTTTCCCAGGAAGCCCAGCAGGTGCAGGCAAAGCAGTCCGCCCTTCAAGGTCTTACTAATGCTGTTGGAGACCTTTCAAAGCTCTTTGAGAACCTCAACGTAGATGACCTTTTTAGAAGTAAGAAGGCTAACTCCTCTGACAGTTCTGTGCTTACCGCTACCGTTACAGAGGATGTTCCAAACATAACCCTCAACCTTTCCGTTTCAAAGCTCGCTCAAAAGGAGGTTCTTATAACCAATGAGGGACTTTCTGACATAAACGCTTCCATAAACTGGAATGCCTTTCAGATAACCTACAATACAGGTAGCTCCATCCTATACTTTAATGTGCAGGCAGGTTCTGGAAGGCTTTCTGACCTTGTGAATGCCATAAACAACTCCGCAGGTGACAAAATAGTTGCCAGCATCTTCTACGACGGAAGCCAATACAAACTCATGCTCTCTGAAAGGGACGAAGCCTCCTCCACAGCAGAGACCAACTCAGTAAGCACTGTTATATCCTTTAGCACAGCTCCAGTTATAAATGGCAATGTTTGGAGCCTAGATACCACAAGCCCACTACAAAGTGCTCAAAATGCTAACATAAGTATAGGTTCAACTGTCATAACAAGCCCCAGCAACAGATTTGAAAATATAGTAAACGGTCTAAGTGTGGAAGTAAAAAATATAGGGAATGCGATTATAACAGTTAGTGATGACTACTCAAAAGTGTTGGATTTTCTCAACAACTTCGTTAAAAACTACAACGGAGTGATATCACAGGTGAACAAGCTAACGGACAAAGACGCCATCTTTCAGGGAGACTACTCTATTACAGGTATAAAGACAGAACTTTCAAGAATGCTGGACAACCTTTTTGCCTATGATCTTGTGAATGTAAAAGAGGATGGCACTCTTGAATTAAACAGCTCTGCGGTTAATTCCCTTGCCAGTTCAAACCCTCAAAAGCTCAGGGACATCCTAACAGAATTAAAAAACACGGTAGGAGATTATGCCCTCAGAACCTCTACAACCCTTCAGTCCTTTGGCAACGACCTGCAGGGCAGGTTAGATTATATAAACACAAGGGCTCAGGAGCTGGCAAAGCAACTGGCAAGGGAAGAGGAAAGGCTCAGGCTTGAGTATGCAAAAGTGGAGACCTTTATGAACCAAGCTCAGGATATAATGGCAAGGATGCAGGCTTTTATAGTAAGTCTATCAGATATGCAAGGAGGTAAAAGATGA
- a CDS encoding flagellar protein FlaG, which produces MKIEPVGHNVNVEQQGLVQKQVKDGVLEGMRKRVEREIQQTQQEAQESRSVKSEELQKLLEELKRKFDMLSKYLKIDIDTELEIPVAKIIEKDTNRVIRQIPPDYLLDLMKKIDQMLGILLQKEV; this is translated from the coding sequence ATGAAGATAGAACCTGTTGGACACAATGTTAATGTTGAACAGCAGGGGTTAGTTCAAAAGCAGGTTAAGGATGGAGTACTTGAAGGGATGAGAAAACGCGTGGAAAGGGAGATACAGCAAACTCAACAAGAAGCCCAAGAAAGTAGAAGTGTTAAGTCAGAGGAGCTTCAAAAACTACTTGAAGAACTTAAAAGAAAGTTTGATATGCTTAGCAAATATCTGAAGATAGACATAGATACGGAGCTTGAAATACCGGTTGCTAAAATTATAGAAAAGGATACAAATAGGGTTATTCGCCAGATACCACCTGATTACCTTCTTGACCTTATGAAAAAGATTGACCAGATGCTTGGTATACTTTTACAGAAGGAGGTATAA